In Haloterrigena turkmenica DSM 5511, a single genomic region encodes these proteins:
- a CDS encoding thiolase domain-containing protein: MSDVRVAGVGLTPFGNAPERTSRDLFGEASIAAFEDSGVPRDDVDALLYGNFMGELSEHQGHHGPLMAEAAGVRAPATRYESACASSGTAVRDAVMRLRNGEDDVILVGGAERMTNLGTAGATEALAIAADDLWEVRAGMTFPGAYALMAQAYFDEYGGEHEDLAHIAVKNHENALNNEKAQYQSAIEVSDVLEAPQVSSPLGLYDSCPISDGAAAVVLTSEEYAEEHGLEAPVSISGTGQGGDRMALHDREYLARSPAAREAGEEAYADAGVESADVDFAEVHDCFTIAEVLAIESLDLFPIGEGISAARDGRTTADGETPINLSGGLKAKGHPVGATGASQIAEVTKLLSGNHPNSEFVEDATTGVAHNAGGTVASATVHVLEVSE; encoded by the coding sequence ATGAGTGACGTACGTGTCGCAGGTGTCGGCCTGACTCCGTTCGGAAACGCGCCCGAGCGGACCAGCCGGGACCTCTTCGGGGAAGCGAGTATCGCGGCGTTCGAGGACAGCGGTGTCCCTCGAGACGACGTGGACGCCCTCCTCTACGGCAACTTCATGGGCGAGCTATCCGAACATCAGGGTCACCACGGGCCCCTCATGGCCGAGGCCGCGGGCGTGAGGGCGCCGGCGACCCGCTACGAGTCCGCCTGCGCCTCGAGCGGCACGGCCGTCCGGGACGCCGTCATGCGGCTCCGCAACGGCGAGGACGACGTGATCCTCGTCGGCGGCGCCGAGCGGATGACCAACCTCGGCACCGCGGGCGCGACCGAGGCGCTCGCGATCGCCGCCGACGACCTCTGGGAGGTCCGCGCGGGGATGACCTTCCCCGGCGCCTACGCGTTAATGGCCCAGGCCTACTTCGACGAGTACGGCGGCGAACACGAGGATCTGGCCCACATCGCCGTCAAGAACCACGAGAACGCACTGAACAACGAGAAGGCCCAGTACCAGAGCGCGATCGAGGTTAGCGACGTCCTCGAGGCTCCGCAGGTCTCCAGCCCGCTGGGACTGTACGACTCCTGTCCGATCTCCGACGGCGCGGCCGCCGTGGTCCTCACGAGCGAGGAGTACGCCGAAGAACACGGCCTCGAGGCACCGGTCTCGATCAGCGGCACCGGACAGGGCGGCGACCGGATGGCCCTCCACGACCGCGAGTACCTCGCGCGCTCGCCCGCGGCCCGCGAGGCGGGCGAAGAGGCGTACGCCGACGCCGGCGTCGAGTCCGCGGACGTCGACTTCGCGGAGGTCCACGACTGCTTCACGATCGCCGAAGTGCTCGCGATCGAGTCGCTCGATCTGTTTCCGATCGGCGAGGGCATCTCGGCGGCCCGCGACGGCCGGACGACCGCCGACGGCGAGACGCCGATCAACCTCTCGGGCGGCCTGAAGGCCAAGGGCCACCCGGTCGGCGCGACCGGCGCCTCCCAGATCGCCGAGGTGACCAAACTGCTCTCCGGGAACCACCCCAACAGCGAGTTCGTCGAGGACGCGACGACCGGCGTCGCCCACAACGCGGGTGGCACCGTCGCGAGTGCAACTGTCCACGTGCTGGAGGTGAGCGAGTGA
- a CDS encoding Zn-ribbon domain-containing OB-fold protein has protein sequence MSETDSETRDAGFDEWLDAAEEDRAYYLACPNDHGSLPPRRVCPDCGATELEELELPESGEIQTFTVTHVPTPAFEEDAPYATAIANFGPVRITGQVVGIGPADVETGLEVELEVTVSETTGERVLGFSPV, from the coding sequence ATGAGCGAGACTGACTCCGAAACCCGAGACGCCGGCTTCGACGAGTGGCTCGACGCCGCCGAGGAGGACCGAGCGTACTACCTCGCGTGCCCGAACGACCACGGCTCCCTGCCGCCCCGTCGGGTCTGTCCCGACTGCGGTGCGACCGAACTCGAAGAGCTCGAGTTACCCGAGAGCGGCGAAATCCAGACGTTCACCGTCACGCACGTCCCGACGCCGGCGTTCGAGGAGGACGCCCCCTACGCGACGGCCATCGCGAACTTCGGTCCCGTGCGCATCACGGGACAGGTCGTCGGCATCGGCCCCGCGGACGTCGAGACCGGACTCGAGGTCGAACTCGAGGTCACGGTGTCGGAGACGACAGGCGAGCGCGTGCTCGGGTTCAGCCCAGTATAG
- a CDS encoding alpha/beta fold hydrolase, which translates to MKARTVLGAAVGTVGAAVLGNRLLTKRAGDLENPLVGIERTYRWRGIETRYTVAGDPNDPDLLLCHGIYAGASSHEFRSIVERLAEKYHVIAVDLPGFGRSERPPLVYSSTLYAEFLRDFAADVADEPIVVTSSLTGSFAVEAAAETEASDRDNFEQLVLICPTDETTDERPWVRTLVRAPVVGTTLYNLLASKPSIRYFYDRDGYYDSDRIDDEAVDYAWRSAHQPGARYATASFSSGTLDPDFDLQTELAGLETPTTLVWGRDADLVPLREGRDLAEAADTDLVVIDYATQLPHAEHPDKFVEYLTAELPYVDVDIGE; encoded by the coding sequence ATGAAAGCCCGAACAGTCCTCGGCGCAGCGGTCGGCACCGTCGGCGCAGCTGTCCTCGGCAATCGCCTCCTCACGAAGCGAGCGGGCGACCTCGAGAATCCCCTCGTCGGGATCGAGCGGACGTATCGCTGGCGCGGCATCGAGACGCGCTACACCGTCGCCGGCGATCCGAACGATCCCGATCTGCTCCTCTGTCACGGGATCTACGCGGGCGCGAGCAGCCACGAGTTCCGGTCGATCGTCGAGCGGTTGGCCGAGAAGTACCACGTGATCGCCGTCGATCTCCCCGGGTTCGGCCGATCCGAGCGACCGCCGCTGGTCTACTCGTCGACGCTCTACGCCGAGTTCCTCCGCGATTTCGCCGCGGACGTGGCCGACGAACCGATCGTCGTCACCTCCTCGCTGACCGGCTCCTTCGCCGTCGAGGCCGCCGCGGAGACCGAGGCCTCCGATCGGGATAACTTCGAACAGCTCGTGTTGATCTGTCCGACCGACGAGACCACCGACGAACGGCCGTGGGTTCGGACCCTCGTCCGAGCGCCCGTCGTCGGGACGACGCTCTACAACCTGCTGGCGAGCAAACCCTCGATTCGCTACTTCTACGACCGCGACGGCTACTACGATTCCGACCGGATCGACGACGAGGCGGTCGACTACGCCTGGCGGAGCGCCCACCAGCCCGGCGCCCGCTACGCGACCGCCTCCTTCAGTAGCGGCACCCTCGACCCCGACTTCGACCTGCAGACCGAACTGGCCGGCCTCGAGACCCCGACCACGCTCGTCTGGGGTCGCGACGCCGACCTCGTGCCGCTGCGCGAGGGGCGGGACCTCGCCGAGGCCGCCGACACCGACCTCGTCGTCATCGACTACGCGACGCAACTGCCCCACGCCGAGCACCCCGACAAGTTCGTCGAGTACCTGACCGCGGAGCTGCCATACGTCGACGTCGATATCGGGGAGTAA